CGTCATTTTTGTAGTTTTTTGCAGCATTTACACCACCTTGCGCAGCGACAGAATGTGCCCGTCTAGGAGAATCCTGAAAACAAAAAGACTTAATATTATAGCCTTGTTCTGCTAAGGATGCCGCGCATGAAGCGCCTGCAAGCCCTGTACCAACGACTATAATAGTAAGCTTTTTTCGATTTGCCGGATTTACCAGTTTGGCTTTCGCTTTATAAGTATTCCATTTTTCTGAAAGTGGTCCTTGGGGTATTTTTGATTCCATCATTTTTAATGTTTTAAAATGAATTGATACAAAATTGTAAAAGCAACGATACTTTAGGGACTCTAATATACTATAAAAATCTTATAAAATAAAATTATTGTTTACTGATTATCATGGATTTAGTGATTACATCTGATTTTATAAAATAAACTCCAGAAGGATATTCAGAAAGTGAAATCACATTTCCTGCGCCTTGTTTAATTTTACTTCCAGAAACAGAATAAATAGTCCATTCCATTTCCCTTGACAAATGAAATATTCCTTTTGAAGGATTAGGATAAACGATGATTTTGCTGGATTCTTCATTAGGATTTTCCACTCCAAGATTACAAGTATGTACTTCGTAAGTAACTTTTTTAGTGTTATTTCCGTTTGAATTGTTTACGGTTAAGGAAACGTCTCTAGTTCCTTCTGTAGAAAAAAGGACAGTATGCGGTCCAATTCCAGCTGCGGTTTGCGGTTGTGCTCCAGTTCCAAAATCCCATAAATAAGAATCGACAGTACCAACTGAAACTGAGGTAAAAGTTACAGCAGTATTCAAACACCCCATTTGCGGACTGAATTCAAAATCGGCAATAGGAGCAGCGGTACTTCCAGAAAGCACGAACTCCATTTTATTGACATTGATATCATTTTCCTCAAAGTATAAAGTAATTACATGCGTTCCTTGTGTCAAAGTAACGTTTGGAATTGCAACAGTCTGCCAGTTCTGAAAACCTCCTGTATTGGGTATGTTGACAGTTCCTGTAACATTTGTGCCATCTACTTTCAAATGTAGTTTTCTGGTGTTGTAAGGAGTGGCAATTCTTAAATTTATCGTGTAAGTTCCTGTTGTATTTACTTTTGCGGTATATTTTAGCCATTCATATTTAACTACATACGCCAGATTGAAGCCACCTTCGTTACAAGCCTCAGTTCCAACGCGGTCGCCTGGTCTGTAAGCCGTATCTCCGCCGGCATTGATATCGAAAATAGCTTCTGGACCAATATCATAATTTTCTGCTTCAATTATGCCGGGTATCTGGGCAATTATTCCCTGATAAGGTGCATTTTGAAGAGTAGTTGGAGTATAAAATGCCGTATAAGTAATGGTTCCTGTCGCTGGCGCTTTAAAGGTTTGATTAGCCGTTCCGCCTTGACTCCAATGATCGAAATCGTAACGAATATTTCCAACATATTGTGGAGTTGGTGCGTTTAGTGTTTGTAAAGCAGCATTGGCTACCACTTGTTTTGTAGAAGGCGTCGTAATAGGTTTTTGATTGAATTCTAAATTAAGCGGTACTGGTGAACTAGTAGCTGTAACATCAACCAAATTCGGTTTAATATCTACAAAACTTGTCGCAGTCAATCCGTTGCTGTCGGTTACTTTTACCGTGAATCTATACCAGACATTTGGTGTTTTTTCGCCTTGGTTAGAAGCTGTGAAATTTCCTGATTTTATACCCTGCGGACTTGCTCCTGGATGTGAATGTCCTGCTCCTGGAATGTCTTCATGAAAAAGATCCATGCTCCAAGAAAAGGCACTTGCTGGAAGTACTCCGTCTTCAACATCGTTTGCTGTCGCTTCAAAATAAACAACATCGTCAGCATTCCATTTTAATGCTGTTAACGGAGAAGTGA
This portion of the Flavobacterium panacagri genome encodes:
- a CDS encoding PQQ-dependent sugar dehydrogenase — encoded protein: MKKNLLLKTQKRFRHLFLIAILFVYSLTYSQYITQNLAPTAVIKEGLALEQSSDGRIFIAERAGIVKVFQNNAVSTVFTVTTVTDKEQGLLGLTLHPNFATNGYIYVFYSINDTNVIRHRIERIKIDANNQVVSRQEILLLEPIGDGFHNGGDLKFFKGYLYITVGDSQLNINSQDLDTYKGKILRLTEDGQPAPGNPYYGSGSIQRQSIWVYGFRNPWRLVPNETVNKLYVLDVGTSWEEVNEISNPTIRNYAWGHPQGGDGKQTETNLFTNPIFTYATGSIGNALTNGVLYNPTISRYPNLEGKFIIKDFVRTEIRSFDPNVADPVSAVFFTAPQQQALGMMLGNDGYIYYCAYGNNGSLIKLDYIATAAPTIVNHPLSQSIMETKPVTFTVSASGTGLTYQWQFNNANINGATGASYTIPSVTNANAGNYRVVVTNTAGNVTSNQAVLTVIPFSNAPTVSITSPLTALKWNADDVVYFEATANDVEDGVLPASAFSWSMDLFHEDIPGAGHSHPGASPQGIKSGNFTASNQGEKTPNVWYRFTVKVTDSNGLTATSFVDIKPNLVDVTATSSPVPLNLEFNQKPITTPSTKQVVANAALQTLNAPTPQYVGNIRYDFDHWSQGGTANQTFKAPATGTITYTAFYTPTTLQNAPYQGIIAQIPGIIEAENYDIGPEAIFDINAGGDTAYRPGDRVGTEACNEGGFNLAYVVKYEWLKYTAKVNTTGTYTINLRIATPYNTRKLHLKVDGTNVTGTVNIPNTGGFQNWQTVAIPNVTLTQGTHVITLYFEENDINVNKMEFVLSGSTAAPIADFEFSPQMGCLNTAVTFTSVSVGTVDSYLWDFGTGAQPQTAAGIGPHTVLFSTEGTRDVSLTVNNSNGNNTKKVTYEVHTCNLGVENPNEESSKIIVYPNPSKGIFHLSREMEWTIYSVSGSKIKQGAGNVISLSEYPSGVYFIKSDVITKSMIISKQ